One window of Planctomycetia bacterium genomic DNA carries:
- a CDS encoding ParB/RepB/Spo0J family partition protein: protein MATVKKKERAAPARRITMLPLDRLVPSSENGRRPVSNNSLKSLARSIKRNGVLQPILVRVHPKQPDTWEIRAGFRRWRAAKLAGLETIPAIVGKLDDETALAVTITENLQRENLHPLEEAAVIQKAFDHGFDVEAVAARLGKNAQFVARRASLTRLTEAWRKAVMSPDSQASRLSPAHLELLARLPEETQDALAQDDFYPVFGRGFPGVDDLRRIIDDDLHTLAAMPWSPNDETLDAKAGACSNCPKRSGAHPLLFDTEEVFSNGKLAKDDRCLDPACFERKQVAHVQRCEAELRGSHPELALVQVGGGSSSQAMHEAFGDRVHRVYAPRFVKAGNPNAVPAMQVDGPKAGKLVYIDSGDPQASSRKNGRSKDEPQAEKKPMTLDERRARHQKRRQAFVVKQVETQLRNLTVEDVSRALADGASADPSDSAKLEIVSLLLSFGTSGRADRMYHEDPWDRYDRLRAGATDERTAAALHDVVQIWIRRLTMHDSNRVGFQAFEARRMCEILGINHAEIEAEAVRTLPQPKSWGLPPEEEPSRELPAESPIAAADANPASAECDEGETDKHPARGKVARTKRPHRDKSRRNRKRVRAA, encoded by the coding sequence ATGGCTACCGTGAAGAAGAAGGAGCGCGCCGCACCGGCGCGCCGTATCACCATGCTTCCGCTGGACCGGCTTGTGCCGTCCAGCGAGAACGGCCGCCGGCCGGTGAGCAACAACTCGCTGAAATCGCTGGCCCGCAGCATCAAGCGGAACGGAGTGCTGCAACCGATTCTGGTTCGGGTGCATCCCAAACAACCCGACACGTGGGAGATTCGGGCCGGGTTCCGGCGTTGGCGCGCCGCCAAGCTGGCCGGCTTGGAGACCATCCCGGCCATCGTCGGCAAGCTCGACGATGAGACGGCATTGGCTGTCACCATCACCGAGAACTTGCAACGCGAGAATCTCCACCCGCTGGAGGAGGCCGCTGTCATTCAGAAGGCCTTCGACCACGGCTTCGACGTGGAGGCTGTGGCCGCGCGGCTCGGCAAGAATGCCCAGTTCGTAGCCCGGCGGGCGTCACTGACGCGACTCACCGAAGCGTGGCGGAAGGCCGTGATGTCGCCGGATTCGCAGGCGAGCCGGTTGTCACCGGCCCACCTGGAACTGCTGGCCCGACTGCCCGAGGAGACGCAGGACGCGCTCGCCCAGGATGACTTCTACCCGGTGTTCGGGCGCGGGTTCCCCGGCGTGGACGACCTTCGGCGCATCATCGACGACGATCTGCACACGCTTGCCGCCATGCCGTGGTCGCCGAACGATGAGACTCTGGACGCGAAAGCGGGTGCTTGCAGTAACTGCCCGAAGCGCTCCGGGGCGCATCCGCTCCTGTTTGACACGGAGGAAGTTTTCAGCAACGGCAAGCTCGCGAAGGACGACCGCTGCCTCGATCCCGCGTGCTTCGAGCGCAAGCAGGTGGCCCATGTGCAGCGCTGCGAGGCCGAACTTCGCGGCTCCCATCCCGAATTGGCATTGGTCCAGGTCGGCGGCGGGTCGTCGAGCCAGGCGATGCACGAGGCCTTCGGTGACCGCGTTCACCGCGTCTACGCGCCGCGGTTCGTCAAGGCTGGCAACCCCAACGCCGTTCCTGCTATGCAGGTCGATGGACCCAAGGCTGGAAAGCTGGTGTACATCGACTCAGGTGATCCGCAGGCGTCGAGCCGCAAGAACGGTCGCAGCAAGGACGAGCCGCAAGCAGAGAAGAAGCCCATGACGCTGGACGAGCGCCGCGCTCGCCATCAGAAGCGCCGCCAGGCGTTCGTCGTCAAGCAAGTCGAGACGCAGCTTCGCAACTTGACCGTCGAGGATGTGTCGCGAGCGCTTGCCGACGGGGCTTCCGCCGACCCCTCTGATTCGGCCAAGCTGGAGATCGTGTCGCTACTGTTGTCGTTCGGAACATCCGGCCGTGCGGATCGCATGTACCACGAAGACCCGTGGGACCGCTACGACCGTTTGCGCGCTGGAGCAACCGACGAGCGCACTGCGGCAGCGCTGCATGACGTAGTGCAGATTTGGATTCGACGGCTGACGATGCACGACAGCAACCGCGTGGGGTTCCAGGCGTTCGAGGCTCGACGTATGTGCGAAATTCTCGGCATCAACCACGCCGAGATCGAGGCCGAAGCCGTGCGCACGCTGCCTCAGCCCAAGAGTTGGGGCCTTCCCCCGGAGGAGGAGCCATCGCGCGAACTGCCCGCTGAGTCTCCCATTGCCGCAGCGGACGCGAATCCAGCGTCGGCGGAATGCGATGAGGGTGAAACCGACAAGCACCCGGCACGCGGGAAGGTTGCTCGAACGAAGCGACCTCACCGCGACAAGTCGCGCCGTAATCGCAAGCGGGTTCGCGCGGCGTAA
- a CDS encoding IS630 family transposase, producing the protein MKRAIDCRKLDRSTQEHVRKLAIQRIQAGESATAVARSLGFYRTNVYRWLRSYRRGGDAALNRRKAPGAKPKLTEGQKRKVRQWIVGKDPRQYGFDFGLWTRKIVGALIFERFGISYTLPAVGRLLAQLEITPQKPLRRAYQRDEEAVRRWKEQTYPQLRRRSKRRGADIFFLDEAGFQSDSPLGRTYGLKGRTPIVKTSGKRQRVNAISAVNARGAFWYKTYGGKLNSGVFIHFLKDFLRGRARPVLLVVDGLPAHKAKGVSAHVQSLEGRLELHFLPPYAPDLNPDEFVWNHAKQNGVSKRPLRANESLVARVNADLENIKRRKSLVRSFFKAESVSYTTY; encoded by the coding sequence ATGAAGAGAGCAATTGACTGCCGGAAGCTGGATCGATCGACCCAGGAACATGTGAGGAAGCTGGCGATTCAGCGTATTCAGGCGGGCGAATCGGCGACTGCCGTGGCCCGGTCGCTGGGGTTCTACCGAACGAACGTCTATCGCTGGCTGCGGTCATACCGGCGTGGAGGCGATGCGGCGCTGAATCGGCGCAAGGCGCCGGGTGCGAAGCCGAAGCTGACCGAAGGGCAGAAACGCAAGGTGCGTCAATGGATCGTCGGCAAAGATCCCCGTCAGTATGGTTTCGACTTCGGGCTGTGGACCCGCAAGATCGTGGGCGCGCTGATCTTCGAGCGGTTCGGCATAAGCTATACACTGCCGGCGGTGGGACGATTGTTGGCGCAACTGGAGATTACGCCGCAGAAGCCGCTGCGTCGGGCCTATCAGCGGGATGAGGAGGCGGTTCGGCGGTGGAAGGAACAGACGTATCCACAACTGCGGAGACGATCAAAAAGGCGGGGTGCGGACATATTTTTTCTGGACGAGGCGGGTTTTCAGTCGGACAGCCCCCTGGGTCGGACCTATGGACTGAAGGGTCGTACGCCGATCGTGAAGACCTCCGGCAAGCGTCAGCGCGTGAATGCCATCAGCGCGGTGAATGCGCGCGGCGCGTTCTGGTACAAAACCTATGGCGGCAAGTTGAACAGCGGCGTATTCATTCACTTCCTGAAGGACTTCCTGCGCGGCCGCGCCCGACCGGTGCTGCTGGTCGTGGATGGCCTGCCGGCGCACAAGGCCAAGGGCGTGTCGGCGCATGTGCAATCCCTGGAGGGACGACTGGAACTGCATTTCCTTCCGCCGTATGCCCCGGACCTGAATCCCGACGAGTTCGTGTGGAACCACGCGAAACAGAACGGCGTGTCGAAGCGCCCCTTGCGGGCGAACGAATCATTGGTCGCCCGGGTCAATGCCGACCTCGAGAACATCAAACGACGCAAGTCACTCGTGCGGTCGTTCTTCAAAGCGGAGAGTGTGTCATATACAACTTACTGA